The genomic DNA GGCACTCTTTTCTAACGAAATTAATCAGCTGCATAGCACAGCCAGCCATTTCTTTGTACCACTTCCCACTTTGGACCCCGCTCAGGCATTCGCTGCTCCCACAactcccattccattccactgcATTCCCTCTGACCATCAATTGTTTGAGCTGTGAACacgcaccagcaccagccagcaCCGGACAGAACGTGGCTAATCCCCCTGGGGCTTTACTCCTTCGATACTATGCAAATTTCGAGTATTCTGTTTTAGTTATGtgcaaatttattgtttataaaagcagcagcagcaccagcagcagcacccgatGATGAGCTGTGGAAACAAAGGGACAGCGCGGAGAGCGATTGCTGccattgttttttgtgtgttcttttatttctgtatttatttatttatttttgttgtatttcggTGGTGTTTGGGGAGTTTTGTGCCCCAAGTTGTGCTTCTGCTCTATCATCAACTGGTTTCGGGTTACgtgcacgcacacagagagcagagcagagcagagtagagTCCGGTCGAAacgggagagagcgggagaggaggtgcagcagcagcagcagcagcgatcaCATAATTCGTGTTGCTGCCTCATCATTCTTATGCTTTTCCAGGCTGGAGCACCGActggggctttggctttggctccaGTGCAGAGACGGGCAGAGGGACGGAACAAGAAGACGCTTTTTGccaagtttatttttatcaacagcggcaggcaggcagcattttGCTGCCGTTGCATGATGCCTTCTGCAGCTTCAACTCCCCCTGCTCCTTATTCCCTTTGGCACGGCCAGTGCctctcgctggctgctgctgctgctgctgctgtgtgtatCTATAAAGACAAGAGACAGGGCTTTTTTTTGCGGCATCCCGGCATCTCACGATCTTTAACATGTTTTGTCTCGATCAGTGAAATCATTCAATCAGAACGGTCAGCATCGGCCTGCGGTCGTTGCCAGGAGacgatgcacacacacacacaggcacacacacttggaGAAACAATCTTGTAGTTGTAAATTATATAAGGCTAAACCGAATCTGGTTTTGTGCTTTTAAGGaaggaagccaaagccacagagTCACAGCGAACATCTCTCCCCAGTGCCAACGATTCGATCTGCAGTGAAATCGATTGAAAGTGtttgcttctctctttttttgtttgcgctgCTCTCACTTCTCATATTTATACCGTAATTATGCAATATCTAAAGCACATCTGCTCATATCTGCGTCGTTATTCCGCACAGATCTGAGCAGCCCATCAGTCAAATGCCGGCGCTGCCCATCCAATGCCACGGTAGCTGCCAATTTATGACACCCCAAGCAGCAGAACAATATAAAAGGTActtccattttttttgccagaGTCATCCTCCTTGTTTCAGTTTGAAGGAGCAACAGAGCGGTAGCAACAGCGGGAGTGCGGGTCAGTGTTGCGAGTCCATAAAGCATGTTtttaaaattccattaaaatttattagcatttcacacaaaatgtgcataaataacgTGGACCCAAATCGGGATACTTTTGAAACCATACCGCAGAGGGGCAAAGAGATAACGAAGGAGAGCGTGAGAGCGGTGGGGGTGGGGGAAGCTGTTCTGAAACGGTAACCGCGCGCCCCTCTTAATGATTAAAAATTGCTTAACGTTTTCGGCCTCTGATACGCTCGTTGAGCATGCTgtgatttcgatttttgggGGTCTCTGGGGTTTCGTAAATATCGTTCTGTCTGTCGGTATGTGCGCGCTGCACTTTATTGGAGGGCAGCGCATCTTTCCCACTGATAAACAGTTTATGCGCAAcctctgtttgcttttgtttctccCCTTCCAAGTCCGACACGGACAACCATTGTTTATGCACGCATTATCTaaacaaatacgaaaataaCTCGTTAAATTCAGCGGCTGTTAAACAGGGGCATTTTAAGGTGTTTTTCTAGGGAGTTGGAGGAAGCAACACGAGAAATTAGAGTTAATGAAATGCCCCCCAAAACTAATACGCTGATCTGCTGCGCCACTGCTTCCGCCGCTCTTCCCCTGATCGCTCTTCTTCTTGAGTGCGCGCTCTCCAAGCAGTCAGTCATGTAAATAATTTGACAGAAGAGTAAATGCCGAAGGCGAGGGGTGAGAGACAagtgcaaaaggcaaaaaacgGCAACTCAAGTGCAACTACCAAAGGGAATTACAACAGGGTGAGGCGCAACGCAGCGCACGCTCTCAGTCATCTGTTTTGTACGTAAAGAGAGCATAAGAAAGAGCGGCACTGCTTCACCTTATTCAAGACGCCACGCGCACAACTGCATTGCAAAAGAGAGCGCCAGCAAGAGAGCGAGTTTTACGTGCGTGCGTGGAGCGCATGAGATCGTTCGCTTAATCTCTTCCCAGTATTTCCAGAACCTTCtccttcctttcttttcttgctTTTATTGCGTCGCTTGTTCTTGTTCGTGTTCTTGTGGCTGCAATGCAAAGTGCATTAAGCcgctgtcgccgtcgctgtcgctgcctctgctggcagcagctcctcttGGGCTGTGATTCCTGGCGCGGCTATAAATGACAGGTTCCAGGCCCATTTCCCTTTCAGTATCGACCCAACGACGCAGTCGCAATGAATCGCTGGCTAAGCTGTGGGTGCCACTCCCTCCACAACCCGAACACGATCcctaatctctctctcttctcagTTCTACTTTTAGTTGGAGCGCTCGCTGTCCCGGGCGGGCGGTGCAACACGATCAAGGAGCGCAATCTGTTCGCCACGGAGCTCTTCCAGACCCTGGCCACGGAGCGGCAGGACGAGAATGTAATCATCTCGCCCGTGTCCATTCAGCTGGCTCTGGGCCTGGCCTACTACGGTGCGGAGGGCAGAACCGCCACGGAGCTGCAGAAGACGCTGCACGCCTCGGCCAAGGAGAGCAAGGACGGGCTGGCCGAGAGCTACCACCGCCTGCTGCACTCCTACATCAAGTCCAAGACGGTGCTGGAGATCGCCAACAAGGTGTACACGCGGGAGAACCTCAAGGTGGCGCCACACTTCCGCGAGGTGGCCCAAAAGTACTTCGACTCGGACGTGGAGGCGCTCGACTTTAGCCGCGAAACGGAGGCCGTGGATCGCATCAACGCGTGGGTGAAGCAGGAAACGCAGCAGAAGATCGAGCGAGTGGTGGACAGTGTGGAGCCGGACACCAATGTGGCGCTGGTCAATGCCATTTACTTCAAGGCACGCTGGGCGCGGCCCTTCAACGATGAGGACACGCGCGAACGCGACTTCTGGCTGAGCGAGGGACTGTCCGTCCAAGTGCCCACGATGTTCGCGGACAACTGGTACTACTACGCGGACTATCCCGAGCTGGATGCCAAGGCCATTGAGCTGTTCTTCGAGAACATCAACATGACCATGTGGTTCATTCTGCCCAACCAGCGGACGGGTCTGCGCGctctggaggagcagctgaaggGCGTGGACTTCAAGCTGCTCGAGGATCGCTGGCAGTACCAGAGCGTGTCCGTTTACTTGCCCAAGTTTAAGTTTGAGTTCGATACGGATCTGAAGCCCACACTGAGCAAGGTAGGAAGTCGGGCCTGACACTTCATGCttcagtttttatttgcttctttttctagATGGGCATCAGCGCCATGTTCTCGGATGCCGCGGACTTCAGCAACATTTTCGAGGACTCGCCCATTGGCACGCGCATCAGCCAGGTGCAGCACAAGACGTTCATCGATGTGAATGAGATTGGCTGCGAGGCAGCAGGCGTTAGCTGTAAGTATTCCCTATCCCCCCGCAAGATAATGCCTAACAATTTCCCCTCCTTAGATGCCGCTGGGGTGCCCATGTCGCTGCCCCTCGATCCGAAGACCTTTGTGGCCGATCATCCATTTGTGTTCATCATACGCGACCAGCATGCGGTCTACTTCACCGGACACATCGTCAAGTTTTAGCTATTATTCAGCTCTCATATCGTATCATTGAAAGTACATTTGTAATCGCTTCATTAATGAATAAATTGGAACTCGTTTCCCATTCgatctagattctagaacgTCACCGTGGAGCAGTAGGGGGTTTGGGTCTCATTGTTGCACTCTCCCTCGGAGATCACTTTGATGactgcaaaagggaaactcTTTTATGGATTTCACTCTGCATAATAGCCTGCAATCCTCACCGCTCCTGCCCCGCTCCCTGCGATGGCAGTTCAACGTTTTAATGGTGCAAAATTCCGTGTTGAAGTAGCAGCCGCTGAAGGCACAAACCATTTTGCCATCGGGTGTCGGACAGTTGTTGGGGCACAGCATCTGAGGCACtgccacctgcagcagcagggctaGAACTGCAATAAAGGAGTTGGCCATCAATTGTGGTGGTAAATCTCGAGTGTAAACTGCCAAGCCAAATACCAAGGAGGAGTACGGCAGCGCGCTTCATCTTCGATTCGTTGCATGAAAATGATTCCAGCGGCCAACTGGCAGGCGTGACTCTCAGCCATGCCCAATCCATTCTACAGGGTTCAAGAATCCAATTATGATAAATGCAAGTCACAGAAAGGCAAGAAGGCACTTCAGCTTTAACGATCAGGAGAGACTTCGGCTGATATTTCATAACGTACTCAGCGGCCGACTTTTATTGGCCAACTCgaaagctaaaaataaacataaaagctgtggaaataaatatggaaatatattttcgaaGGCAATTGCAATATTTAACTCGAAACAAGCAGAGAACGTGCGACCCCAAAAGAGAGTGGGGAGAAAGTCCAGCTGGACGAACGGTGGATGCCCTGCCATGATCAAGATTTGGTTAGCCCCCTCCCAGCGGCCCCTTCTAGGTTCTGGGATTAGTTAAATGAACTGTCAGATCAGCTCAGAAACGAGTTTGAATCGAGAATCAAGATCTCTCGGGGCCCTTCTGCCGAGTAGACAGCCACAGAGATATGCCTgtatttgtggcatttgttttaaaagcgcctgcgcctgcacctgcacctgctgctgcactgctgctgctgcacttgtggCAGGGGCTGTGGCAAGGCGTTTTAAAATTCCGCTCACAAAACgtgaaaacaaagaaacaaaaggagaaacagcaacagcaacagggagAACTTGTCAGGGCGCACATAAACAATTCTAACAAAAAAAGGGACGGACAGCAAGAGGAGCGACATCACATGCCACATGCGAAGCAGCGTTCCAAGAGGGAGCACTGCAGGAATTACAATTACAACGAGGCAGCGCTCCAAGGCCTATTCTCCATAAGGTGCAGCACTCCCCGCGACGCTTACATTTTGTATACGTTGAGCCGTTCcttgattttatttacttttagcGCCGCGACgagctgtctgtgtgttcccAGTATCCAGCGCTCAGCAATTACCAGTATTTCCGCAGCCgaaagagagcgcgagcgatcggcagagaagagagcgcgCGCGACTCCCCGTTTGGAGTTCGTCTTTGGAGCCCCATCGCGGTGCGCCGTCAGTCTGCTTTCAGACACGAACACACGCGAGCGCGCGATCACTCGGCTCCACGTTGAGCACAGTTCAAGTTGCGCATGCGCGAAACGTAGCGAAAGAAAACGTTATTGCAACGGCAATCGGACAACGTCTACTGCCCCCGCGTTATTTTCGGCCAGGCCTTCTTATCAAGTGGCGAGGATCGGATCCGGGGCAGCTGTCTCGAAACCGCCCCGAGGCTTGCGTGTGCAACGTACCGTGCCACAGCCAAGAGGAGTTTttaatgaatacaaaataaaaatatatgcaacaAGTAGCCGTAACCATACGTGTAGCAGCATcagtgtgtgcctgtgtgtgtgtctgtgttttcgGTAaagtaagcaacaaaaaaaatgtgcatcaattattttaaatggtCAACTTAGTGCCTCCCCCCCAGCCACAGTGCGCGACATCCAATCAGCGCGAAAATGTCCACCACTTTGTGCAACACAGATGCCAGGCAGTAAACACAATTAAGGCGACTGGGAGACAGCGTCAGAGTCCGAGTCAGAGGCAAAGCCAGAGCAGCGCAAACGTAATTCGGGCACCGCGAACCAGTTTCCAGTTTCTAATGCCAGTCCAGCAATCGACAGGCACACTCCACCTCCAAATGCCACcaactgcaaaataaaagttatagccaaaaaaagtaacaaaaaccTAATAATAAATACGCCTAAGCTCAAATTGTTGTCAGTTTTGTGCggcttttttgttgatttatgtgCGCGATTAAAGGAAACAGCGACAGAAAAGTCCAAAAAGCAGCGACAGAATacgataataaataaatccgTGAAGCTGCAGCCCCCCACCCTTGCCCACCCCCCACCGTGAGTGTGTTGTGTACCTATGAATGCAAATCAagcgaaaaacaaagccaaaaggcaacaGCTGATAAAACGCCAGAGATAAGCAGCAGAACAAGGATAAATTCCCGCAACATGGATAAACCCAATCAAATGATGCCCATGGAGTTGGAAAGGTGAGCAAAGCGACATTTGTAGCTAAGTTTATGGCAACATGTGTAGCTACATTTCAGCTACATATTCTATGCAAGAAATTCCAGACTCCGAGCACACAGCAGCTCACAAATTTGTGTACActttgttaattatttaacaacaaaatataaaacactTAACACCTCTTTCGTTTGCTCAAGCTCTCACacgaaatttaattaaattagtaTATGTAAATTCAAGCACAAAAGTTGCCCCTTTATACAGCTTTTATTTcgcaataaatgaaattaacaaaatgtagaaaaaactTTCAAAGAATGCGCCTCAGACATACGCATAGTTGGCAATGTGCCCAATGAAGGCAATCGAGTCCCGGTACTtgacagcaaacacaaacggATGATCGGCCTCGAACTTCTTGGAACGCGAGAACAAGCCCTTGAGAACTGTATTTGGGGAGGGAAGTAAACGATAAATAGGGAAAAGACACTTTGGGAATGACAATACTCACCGCCCGATTCTAGGGGCTGTTCGACGCCCGCCTCCGAGACCTCAACATTGGCCTTGTGCTCCACGGCATTGATGAAGTGGCTGACGAACATGCGATACATGTTGCTGAAGTCACCGTCCCGGGAGAACATTGTGTGCACGCCCAACTGCTTGAAGGGCTTCTCCAGACTGAGGCCGAAGGTAACGCTGAAtttgggcagcagcacctccacctTGTGCTGGCTCAGCTCACCAATTTCCGCCAGCAGATTCTTGCCCACCAGCAACTGCTGCAGGGACCTCAGACCATCCTTGCGATTgggcagcagaaggagcatcGAAAAGTCGGCATTCTGGTAGGGCAGCTCCACGACCTTGGCATCGAGAGAGCGCACCTCGGCATAGTTCAAGTTCTGCAGGGTCCACATGGTGTCCACGCGCACGGACTGTCCGTTGCCGGTGCGGAAGGAGCGCTTCTCGGTCTTGTCCAGCTTGAAGGCCTTCTGCCAGGGCGCCGCGTACGAGATGCCATTGACAATGACGCCCTCGGTGCGATCGTTGAGCAGTTCGGCGGCGAGAATGTCATTGATCTTGCCATTGGTCTTGGTGGCGATCGCTCGATTGATGCCATCCGCTGTCCGCTTGTTGTACGGCGGATGGAAGTCCAACTTGTCGATGTTCGAGTCGAACTGCCGCTGGGCCACGTCCCGGAAGGAGCCCTTAAACTCCAGATTCTCGTTGATGTAGATGTTGTTGGCCAGTCGCAGATTGTTGTCGCGTGTCAGCGACTGCTGATAGCTGCCAAACCTCTGGCTCACCTGATCCACATCCCCGGGGCCCAGCCTCAggccctgctgcagctcgctGGCCGTCTGACCCTTGGCCCCCAcaaaagccagagccatggAGCTCTGTATGCTGGCAGGCGAGATCACAACATTCTCATTCAAGTGATCGGCGCCCACCGCATTGTACAGATCGGCGGCCAGCAAATTGCGATCGATGGAGGCATCAAAGCCCGAGTTGGTCTTCCCCAGGGAGAGTCCCACAAGGAGCACTAGAGAAGGGAGCggaaaatgttttccctttATCATAAGTAGTCATAAAAGCGAATAAACACGAGCGCTGGAACCCACTAAAACCAGATCGTATAAATTGGGGCTTACGTAATAGGCAGCTGACGGTGACAGCCATGATCGCAGTCGTTTGTAGCTGTAATTTATATGTGGAACTGATTTCGCACTTGAGACACAGATGAGACCCAAACGCGTCGGAATACAAACTGAACGAGCAGTCGAGCGGCGCTGCGCCTTGGAGGTTGTTCAAGCTGCGAATTCACATCAATTTTCACTGCGCTCTTGCGCTCTCTTGGTCGCTCTTTTATTTCGGGGGTTCTCAGAGAGTGCTGTTTACAAGTCATTTGTCACCTTTGGTCTCTGTTTATTTGCTACGAACTAAAAACTGATTCGAGCCTGAGTCGGGGCACTGATAAGCCGATAACCTCCGTGTGGCCTTCCCAGCGCTGAATGCATTAGATGTCGACTATGTggccggccagcagcaggctctTGTCATTGCCGATGGCATAGAAGAACGGATGATTGATGACCAGCGGCAGGGCGCGTCGAAACAGATCCCCAAAGGCTGCAAAAAGACAACAGGCAGCTGattaaagagagagcaaagactTCCAGAAACAAACTTACAGAACGAATCGCCGGCGCTGCCACccgcctcctgcagctccagcagcgtgCTCTGCGACATCTCGCCCAGATGGGGGGCCGAGCTGGCGAGCAGCGAACTGAAGACTTCACTCAGCTGCGCCTCCGCTGTGAAGAGTCGCGTCAGACCCAACTGCAAGGCAAAGAAGGGGGTTGGAAGGGGTTCGTTTACCGTTTGcttgctctcttttgctcACCTCTTTCAGCACCTTGGAGAGCTGTGTGTGGACCAGCACCTGGAATTTGGGCAGCGTGAGGGCCACCTTGCGTTCGCTCATCTGCCCACGGAGATACTGCAGATCGtacttggccagctgctgctcgagctcCGGCAGTCCATCCGCTCGGTTGGgcaggatgagcagcagccgcagatcTGCCACGGCAAAGGGCAGCTCGATCAGCTGTGCGTCCAGAGCGGCTATCTCCGCGTACCTGAAGCGATGCTGCCCGAACATGGCATCCACCAGCTTGGgtcgctctccctcgctgAAGAAATTGATGCGCTGCGTCTCATCGGGGTCGAAGCTCTGGGCCCAGGGTGCGCGGAATGTCACCGCCGACACGTGCAGGAAGGGTGTGTCGTGGTCGGCGATCGCCTCCAACTGCGCAGCACTGACCAGCTCTCCCACACTGAAGTTGCTGCGACTGAGGAAGTCATAATTGATGGCTTGGGCGGCGCTGGCGGGCGACTCCCACTCGAGGCGATGGCTGCCGACTCCCATTTGGGCTGCGAGCGCCTGGAACTCATCCCGAAAGTTGAAGGTGAAGCGCTGCAGCGTGTAAAAGTCGCTGAGCAGACGCAGGCGACAGCCCACGGCCGAGGATTGCTTCAGTTCGGAGAGCAGTTCCCGAAGGCCATTGAGCGATTGTCGGGCGCTGCTCGCATGCGGCAGATCGAGTGCCTCGCGCAGCTCCCGGGCCGCCGCGGAGTCGGGCTCGGTGCCGGCATACAGCAGGCCGAGTGCTGCCTGCACGAGGATGGGCGAGACAGCCACATTGACACTGGGCTGACTTCGTCCCAGTCTGGCGGAGAGTCGCAGCCCAAAGCGGTAGTTGGAGGCGCTGGCGGTAGCTGCGCCTGGACTGCCCGAGGCAGCGCCAACGACTGCCAGCAGTTGGATAGCCAGCAGCACGGCCAGTGGGAGTCGTCTCCAGTATTGTTTATTGATCATGGCTAGGGGCTATTCCAagctttgtttggtttgcgTAGTTTGTGATTCAGTGGTTTACACACAACTAAACGAAGTCGTCACACGAGCACGAGCGCGGCTCATTCATGGAAATTCAAAAATACTTCGAAGACATTGAGCCGGTCGGGGTTCACAGTTTGTTTATTGATTGCGCAGCCAAAAGCTCGGCATTGAAATTCTGTCAGCGTTGCCTCGGGTTGGGTAGGGGAGGGAGGCTGACCGagagaacaaacaacaagcaagcaTCGCGCAAGCAGAAGCTGCTGTAAGCACACAAACGAAatgagagcgggagagcgggagtTAAACTTTTGAAGTGCGCACGCTGCTGAATGGAGAGAGGAAGGGCGAGGGAGGGGAGTGTCATGCTATCCACTGCTGATTTCAAGATCAAGCTTCTACCTGCTCGCCTCTCTGCCTCGCCGTTTCGCTACACTTGCACAAAACAAACCTGTAAACATTGAGCCAGCCGAGCCTTAATCCCTGCTGAACTTTTGGTGTGTGGCTGCTCTCAGCCCCTTTTTTTCTGCGAGTGCATGGGCAACCTTGAGTCGAGGCTATTAATTATGCGCAGCTTTCAGCGGGTATTCCAATTACTCATCTCGGgctttcccctctctctctctctgtctttctgtcgctctctcgATATACACTCGTACTGGCTGAAGTGCGCATGAGGAAGTTCGAGCCGCTGCCTCGCTTTGAAAAATGATTGAGAAAttcgctttttatttatagccaCACAGTGAGGCGGCAGTGGGGGCCAGGCCAGATCGTGGCTGGGCTACCCAAACGGGTTTGCCAACTTACAGCAACGAGCGAACGGCAATCGCTGGAAATTCTGAAACCAAATCAACAAACAGAATGAGCACGAGCTGGGAAAAGGCACCCACCGGAGGTGCAGCTGTGGGCTGCAAAGGTTATCGTTCCTAAAGCGAAAGGTGATTCGCATTGAATGATACTCCTTGGGGGAATTATGagtatttgttgttcattttattatttgtttcgCAAATGCATCAATCCCTCTCTGGTCTAGGGTGTGTCGCGGCGGAGTCGCTTAGGCCATTGCCGTGGGCTGCAGCACGTGGCCGATGAAGAGCACCGAGTCGGGTGTGCGCAGCGCAAAGACGAACGGATGATCGGCATTGAACTCGCGCGACTTCACGGGCAGGGAGAGGGGCACAAACTTGGCATCTaccaggagagagagagagaataaagtTAATCCTGCACTGAAAGCTTCTCCTTTTAGCTGTACTCACATGAtgcagccgccgcctccgAACCAGCCTCGTTCACATCGATGAAAGCTTTCTGCAGAATCTTGGACACGCGCACGGGGCGGTCGAGCATTTTTGTGACTTGGGAGCTGCGCGAGAACATCTCGCGGATGccgagctgctgcagtggctccGTCATGTCCTGCTCGAACTCAATGCGGAACTTGGGTATCCGAATGGTCACCGTCTCCTGGCGCAGGCGTGCCGCAATCCTATTGAGATCGTGCTGGGGAcgtgccagctgctgctcgagctgtGCCAGGCCATCCACTTGGTTGGGCAGCAGAATCAGCATGCTGACCTCACTGTCCGCGTAGTGCATCTCCAGGGCAGTGGCCCCAAGTTCGGGCAGATCCGCATAGCCAAACACATCATCGTTGAACATCATTGCCACATTTCTGGGGGCGCCGGTGCCGCGTCGGAACTTGCCGGAGCTCGTGTCCGTGGCGGAGAACTCGTTGGCCCAGCGGGCCTTGAAGTAAATGGCATTCACCAGCATCGCCTCCGTCTGGCCATCGATGTCGCCGGGCTTGACCAGCTGCCGGATCTTGTTGCGCGTCTTGTCCGACACCCAGGCATTGATCCAGCCAGCCGTATCCCTGGCGCGCCCCATATCCACGGGCTCTATGCCCGAGGAGTAGTAGTACTCCGCGTACTCCGGATAATCCCGATTGACGGCGCCCAAATTCTTGTTGTAGAACATCTGACTGACGATGGTTAGCTCCGCATTCTGCAGCTGTCGTCGCTGCTTGATCAGCTGGCGGAAGTCGTGGCCCACGGCCTGCGCATCGCTGCTGAActccgccgcctgctgcagctcctgggAGGTGCGACCCTCGGAGGCGCCATAGATCATGCCCAGCAGCGCGTGCACCGACACGGGCGAGTAGACgatattctgctgctgcgagcGGCTGGCAATGGGCTGGAAGAGCTTCGAGCTGAAGCGATCCTTGAAGCTGTGCTTGGCCGGCGGACGCGTGGGACTGTTGGAGGCGGCGGGCAGATGCACCTCGTTGGCGCCCAGCACATTGGCGGGCTGtcgctttggctgtg from Drosophila subobscura isolate 14011-0131.10 chromosome E, UCBerk_Dsub_1.0, whole genome shotgun sequence includes the following:
- the LOC117889732 gene encoding antichymotrypsin-2, with product MINKQYWRRLPLAVLLAIQLLAVVGAASGSPGAATASASNYRFGLRLSARLGRSQPSVNVAVSPILVQAALGLLYAGTEPDSAAARELREALDLPHASSARQSLNGLRELLSELKQSSAVGCRLRLLSDFYTLQRFTFNFRDEFQALAAQMGVGSHRLEWESPASAAQAINYDFLSRSNFSVGELVSAAQLEAIADHDTPFLHVSAVTFRAPWAQSFDPDETQRINFFSEGERPKLVDAMFGQHRFRYAEIAALDAQLIELPFAVADLRLLLILPNRADGLPELEQQLAKYDLQYLRGQMSERKVALTLPKFQVLVHTQLSKVLKELGLTRLFTAEAQLSEVFSSLLASSAPHLGEMSQSTLLELQEAGGSAGDSFSFGDLFRRALPLVINHPFFYAIGNDKSLLLAGHIVDI
- the LOC117891373 gene encoding uncharacterized protein LOC117891373 — translated: MKRAAVLLLVLALLLQVAVPQMLCPNNCPTPDGKMVCAFSGCYFNTEFCTIKTLNCHRRERGRSVIKVISEGECNNETQTPYCSTVTF
- the LOC117889733 gene encoding serine protease inhibitor 42Dd — translated: MAVTVSCLLLLLVGLSLGKTNSGFDASIDRNLLAADLYNAVGADHLNENVVISPASIQSSMALAFVGAKGQTASELQQGLRLGPGDVDQVSQRFGSYQQSLTRDNNLRLANNIYINENLEFKGSFRDVAQRQFDSNIDKLDFHPPYNKRTADGINRAIATKTNGKINDILAAELLNDRTEGVIVNGISYAAPWQKAFKLDKTEKRSFRTGNGQSVRVDTMWTLQNLNYAEVRSLDAKVVELPYQNADFSMLLLLPNRKDGLRSLQQLLVGKNLLAEIGELSQHKVEVLLPKFSVTFGLSLEKPFKQLGVHTMFSRDGDFSNMYRMFVSHFINAVEHKANVEVSEAGVEQPLESGVLKGLFSRSKKFEADHPFVFAVKYRDSIAFIGHIANYAYV
- the LOC117891372 gene encoding serine protease inhibitor 42Dd is translated as MNRWLSFLLLVGALAVPGGRCNTIKERNLFATELFQTLATERQDENVIISPVSIQLALGLAYYGAEGRTATELQKTLHASAKESKDGLAESYHRLLHSYIKSKTVLEIANKVYTRENLKVAPHFREVAQKYFDSDVEALDFSRETEAVDRINAWVKQETQQKIERVVDSVEPDTNVALVNAIYFKARWARPFNDEDTRERDFWLSEGLSVQVPTMFADNWYYYADYPELDAKAIELFFENINMTMWFILPNQRTGLRALEEQLKGVDFKLLEDRWQYQSVSVYLPKFKFEFDTDLKPTLSKMGISAMFSDAADFSNIFEDSPIGTRISQVQHKTFIDVNEIGCEAAGVSYAAGVPMSLPLDPKTFVADHPFVFIIRDQHAVYFTGHIVKF
- the LOC117889731 gene encoding alaserpin, with protein sequence MASKCIFLLLLVLGPYLLAAQAYTHGTYVVPISVRIGGALAAPAAPRAQTDNQRPLEDDQQPQTTADEQPQPQPKRQPANVLGANEVHLPAASNSPTRPPAKHSFKDRFSSKLFQPIASRSQQQNIVYSPVSVHALLGMIYGASEGRTSQELQQAAEFSSDAQAVGHDFRQLIKQRRQLQNAELTIVSQMFYNKNLGAVNRDYPEYAEYYYSSGIEPVDMGRARDTAGWINAWVSDKTRNKIRQLVKPGDIDGQTEAMLVNAIYFKARWANEFSATDTSSGKFRRGTGAPRNVAMMFNDDVFGYADLPELGATALEMHYADSEVSMLILLPNQVDGLAQLEQQLARPQHDLNRIAARLRQETVTIRIPKFRIEFEQDMTEPLQQLGIREMFSRSSQVTKMLDRPVRVSKILQKAFIDVNEAGSEAAAASYAKFVPLSLPVKSREFNADHPFVFALRTPDSVLFIGHVLQPTAMA